TGGGGTTCAGTAACCTGACCTCGATGGTTGTAATAGCGGCGTGATCTATTCCTACGGTTTTCGGCCAAATCACCTGTGACAGATAAATAGGATATGCTCCCTGTTCACGTTCACCAAGATTTTGGTAGACACCTTCTAGTTCTCTGATGGTTTCAATCTTGCCAAAGTCGACATTATTAGTCGGTCCGGTAGTAATACACCCACCGAGTAACAAGACGAGGCTGAAGAGCAAAATTAATCTTCTCATCGGATTCTCCATGAGCTAACGCATGCGTAACCCGCGGCGGGCGAGCGCGAACTCGCGCACTGGCCCTGCCCTCCCGCCCGCCGTCGGGTTCACGCAGTAGTTGGGCAGCGGACGGAGAGGCATGCCCAAACTCAACTACGCTTAGTATCCGTCGCCGTGTTCCCAGCGCCCGGTGTGAGCCATCGTGCGAGGAGCAACGCGGGACGGACAACGAGTAACCTTGCTGTGTGCCGAGCCACTGGGCTTCGAGAAACGATGGAGGCAAGCCAAGGTGAAACGCGATCATAACCTCGGGTGAAGAGCAGTCCAGTTTGCGAGCGCTCCAGCTCTCTGCGGAAGCGTCGCAGGAGCGTAAGCTCAGAAGCGAGTGGATTCTCCAGAACTGCCGTGGCGATGAAGCAGATGGGATGGTAGAGCTCGCCCAGGGTGGAATCGTATGGGTTGCTGCACCTGAACCCCTTGCATTCCCACCGGGCCGCGGCAAGGCGGCACCGGCTACATGAGATCCCGGGGGATGAGGAGCCGGTGATCGAGATGCCAGTGAACTGCGTGTTGCCGCAGTTGCGGCAGGGCCGGATGGGAGATAGGCCCGAGCACTTGACGCATTTCTTGACCCATCGGCAGACCTTTCTGGCATCCTTGAAAGTCCTGGATTCCGACACGTCAAAACCGAGGTAGTGCCAGCCGTTGTCGTCCTCCCACGCAAGCCGCTGGACGGAGAAACGGCTCGTGATGTCCGCGTCGCCGAGGTGGGAGTCTTCCATGTCGACATCCTCAGGCTGCCCAACGCCGGTATCAGCCGCGGCCGTAGGCCGTCGGCTGGATGCCGAAGTTATGCGGTGCCCTGGGCTTCCAAGAACGCAATGTCGCCCATCTCCTTGTTTCGACGCCCCAGATCTGCGTTGGCCGCAACCCGCTTAATGAACGCTAGATGTCTCCGCGACACGACAGGAATCACGACGTGGCCCTGAGGGGCGTGTTCGCGTTCCCCGTAGGCGGCCTCGAACGCGAGGCCCTCCACTGATGTGAGGACGGACATCCGGTATCCGTCGCCCTGAAACCTCACCTGTTTCTTCGCCTCGGCAAACATCTCGGCCGAGAAGCCGGGGACGTGGCCGAGCGCCCGCTCAAGCGCACGGACGAACCGCCGGGCGTTGTCGAGTGTGGAGCTTGCCAGAAGGTCCACATCGATCGTCTGTCGGGTGGCACCGTACCACCGCATCGCGTACCCGCCGATGAGGAGATATGCAACGTCGCCGCGGTTGAGCGCTTTGAGGATTTCAAGCTCCGCGTCCGGTATACCCAACCCCCTCATTGGTCTCTCTTTAGTCGAAGCGCCAATCCGTATAACGCCGCGCTTCGCAGCAAATTTGGAGCACAGCGGAAAATTTGTCCGACAACCGCGCCTTGTTATGCATTCCGAATTCATATACTAGGTGCGATACTTTCTGCCGCATAGGTCTCGGCACCCTTTCTAGCATCCTATTTATTGGCCTTCTCCCACCATTCTCTCGCCAATTCGTGCGCCTCA
The window above is part of the Nitrospiria bacterium genome. Proteins encoded here:
- a CDS encoding nucleotidyl transferase AbiEii/AbiGii toxin family protein, with the translated sequence MRGLGIPDAELEILKALNRGDVAYLLIGGYAMRWYGATRQTIDVDLLASSTLDNARRFVRALERALGHVPGFSAEMFAEAKKQVRFQGDGYRMSVLTSVEGLAFEAAYGEREHAPQGHVVIPVVSRRHLAFIKRVAANADLGRRNKEMGDIAFLEAQGTA